In uncultured Cohaesibacter sp., a genomic segment contains:
- a CDS encoding FGGY-family carbohydrate kinase, which yields MNNNNKLILAIDGGTQSTKVALFDLSGHEVCSHSVALRPMHLYGESRAEHPDDDLWDSLKEACRVVFNKFTGNRADILGVGLGSIRCCRAIMKADGTLASPVQSWMDIRLSRPYEHEDEAARYVTTTTGYLTHRLTGETRDTRANYVGPWPIDPVTLDWFEDREKFDAFTTPREMLFDLVDPASVLGSVTEAASEATGIPQGIPVVSTANDKAVEGLGAGLLNDGTALVSLGTYITSMMVGDENRLDTVDYWSNPGAIPGEFLYESSGIRRGMSTVTWVKELLGGDVVREAEQRGISPEAYLNEKAREETTPGSDGLYTLLHWLARPTHTYERGMIVGFNGGHKGIHIFRSVLEGIAMTMKNNVQAMVDERGIDLTGIIVSGGGSNGDLFMQIFADVFGVPACRNEVNGSASLGAAMCTALALGIYKDKEEAIRHMVRRRDVFDPIPKNVALYKSINETVYRHLGIPMEDLLRKSHAIFHGGA from the coding sequence ATGAATAACAACAACAAGCTCATACTCGCCATCGATGGTGGCACTCAAAGCACGAAGGTCGCCCTGTTCGATCTGTCCGGACATGAAGTCTGCTCCCACAGCGTTGCCTTGCGCCCGATGCATCTGTACGGAGAAAGCCGGGCCGAGCATCCCGACGACGATCTGTGGGACAGCCTCAAGGAAGCCTGCCGCGTGGTGTTCAACAAGTTCACGGGCAATCGGGCCGATATTCTCGGCGTCGGGCTTGGCTCCATCCGCTGCTGCCGTGCGATCATGAAGGCAGACGGAACCCTTGCTTCCCCGGTCCAGAGCTGGATGGATATCCGCCTGTCCCGCCCTTATGAGCATGAGGACGAGGCCGCCCGCTATGTCACCACCACGACCGGTTATCTGACCCATCGCCTGACCGGCGAGACGCGGGACACCCGGGCCAACTATGTCGGCCCATGGCCCATCGATCCCGTGACCCTCGACTGGTTCGAGGACAGGGAAAAATTCGATGCCTTCACAACGCCAAGAGAGATGCTGTTTGATCTCGTTGATCCCGCTAGCGTTCTGGGCTCAGTGACCGAGGCTGCCTCTGAGGCGACCGGCATCCCTCAAGGCATTCCGGTGGTATCGACGGCCAACGACAAGGCGGTCGAGGGGCTGGGTGCGGGGCTGCTCAATGACGGCACGGCGCTCGTCTCGCTCGGCACTTACATCACCTCGATGATGGTCGGGGACGAGAACCGGCTTGATACGGTCGATTACTGGAGCAATCCGGGCGCCATTCCCGGTGAGTTTCTCTATGAGAGCAGCGGCATCAGGCGCGGCATGTCCACCGTGACATGGGTGAAGGAGCTGTTGGGCGGTGATGTCGTTCGCGAAGCAGAGCAACGCGGCATTTCGCCCGAAGCCTATCTCAACGAGAAGGCAAGAGAAGAGACGACACCGGGATCGGATGGGCTTTATACCCTCCTTCACTGGCTCGCTCGTCCGACCCATACCTATGAACGGGGCATGATTGTCGGCTTCAATGGTGGCCACAAGGGCATCCATATCTTCCGGTCGGTGCTCGAGGGCATTGCCATGACCATGAAGAACAATGTTCAGGCCATGGTTGATGAAAGAGGCATCGATCTGACCGGCATCATTGTCAGCGGTGGTGGTTCCAATGGAGATCTGTTCATGCAGATCTTTGCCGACGTCTTCGGTGTGCCCGCCTGCCGCAATGAAGTGAACGGATCGGCCAGTCTGGGGGCCGCCATGTGCACGGCATTGGCGCTCGGGATCTACAAGGACAAGGAAGAGGCCATCAGACACATGGTGCGCCGCAGGGATGTCTTTGATCCGATTCCCAAAAATGTCGCGCTCTACAAGTCGATCAACGAGACGGTCTACCGGCATCTCGGAATACCGATGGAAGACCTGCTGCGCAAGTCCCACGCGATTTTCCATGGTGGTGCCTGA
- a CDS encoding BCCT family transporter produces the protein MTERKNKGGYRLKSIRPWVFLPPFLLLILTIILNFVDQKAFIDLTGRAKQVMVGDMGWLFSLTGVACLVIVLLTYFSPLGAVRLGGPDAKPLLNKLSWFAVTLCTTIAAGILFWGTAEPLWHLSSPPQSLGIEAGSPAAAKFAMETMYLHWTFFPYAFYTVPIIVFSFAYYNMKRSFSVGSQLAPLMHEKRQLRYDTLIDAIVLFAVAAGISSSFGTAIMNIGSGLDALWGVGNSKTSWVSIAVVGTIIFTISSGTGLMKGIRILSDANIYLYLIILAALLVFGPSLYAFGLGTEAMGGFLDNMFSKALFTGTAAGDGWPAGWTMFYWSNWMAWAPVSAVFLARIAYGYTIREVITMNFFIPGCFSALWMTLLSGTTINFQMTGQLDLIALMQENGVAAVAYAVLGHLPFAGVLILIYLVAVMISFVTATDSTTNAMASLCTSGIDQVGEEPPLILKVTWGVTIGAVSLIFITVLDLEGIKMMSYLGGFPALFLGILSVVSLAIIMWKPQAYDRNTIKDGS, from the coding sequence ATGACAGAGCGCAAAAACAAGGGTGGCTACCGTTTGAAGTCGATCAGGCCATGGGTCTTCCTGCCGCCGTTCCTTCTGTTGATCCTGACCATCATCCTCAATTTTGTTGATCAGAAGGCCTTCATCGACCTCACCGGACGAGCCAAACAAGTCATGGTGGGGGACATGGGCTGGCTTTTCAGCCTCACTGGTGTTGCCTGTCTGGTGATTGTGCTGCTGACCTACTTTTCTCCTCTGGGCGCTGTTCGCCTCGGCGGCCCTGACGCCAAGCCCCTGCTCAACAAGCTGTCCTGGTTTGCAGTCACCCTTTGCACGACGATTGCAGCCGGCATCCTGTTCTGGGGCACGGCCGAGCCTCTCTGGCACCTCAGCTCACCACCTCAATCCCTCGGCATTGAGGCTGGCTCTCCAGCCGCGGCAAAGTTCGCCATGGAGACCATGTATCTGCACTGGACCTTTTTCCCCTATGCCTTCTACACGGTCCCGATCATCGTCTTCTCTTTCGCCTACTACAACATGAAACGAAGCTTCAGCGTCGGATCGCAGCTTGCTCCCTTGATGCACGAAAAGCGCCAGCTGCGCTACGATACGCTGATCGACGCGATTGTTCTGTTCGCAGTCGCCGCAGGGATTTCATCTTCCTTTGGCACTGCGATTATGAATATAGGCAGCGGGCTTGATGCCCTCTGGGGTGTCGGCAACAGCAAGACCAGTTGGGTGAGCATTGCTGTCGTTGGAACGATTATTTTCACCATTTCCTCCGGCACTGGACTGATGAAGGGCATCCGGATCCTGTCCGATGCGAATATCTATCTCTATCTGATTATTCTCGCGGCTCTCCTGGTCTTCGGTCCGTCCCTCTACGCGTTCGGGCTTGGAACCGAGGCCATGGGCGGGTTTCTGGACAACATGTTCAGCAAGGCGCTGTTCACCGGCACGGCCGCGGGTGATGGCTGGCCAGCGGGCTGGACTATGTTCTACTGGTCGAACTGGATGGCATGGGCGCCCGTTTCCGCTGTCTTTCTGGCCCGTATTGCCTATGGCTATACCATTCGGGAAGTGATCACGATGAACTTCTTCATCCCCGGCTGCTTCAGCGCACTCTGGATGACCCTGCTGTCCGGAACGACCATCAACTTCCAGATGACTGGGCAGCTCGACCTGATCGCACTGATGCAGGAAAATGGCGTTGCTGCCGTTGCCTATGCCGTGCTGGGGCATCTCCCCTTTGCGGGCGTTCTGATCCTGATCTATCTTGTGGCGGTGATGATTTCCTTTGTCACCGCAACCGACTCCACCACCAACGCCATGGCAAGCCTTTGCACCTCCGGGATCGATCAAGTCGGCGAAGAGCCTCCCCTGATCCTGAAAGTAACCTGGGGTGTCACCATCGGCGCAGTTTCGCTGATCTTCATCACGGTCCTCGATCTTGAGGGGATCAAGATGATGTCCTATCTGGGCGGATTTCCGGCGCTGTTCCTCGGTATTCTGAGTGTTGTTTCACTGGCGATCATCATGTGGAAACCACAAGCCTATGACAGAAACACCATAAAGGACGGAAGTTAA